The Niabella beijingensis genomic interval TGTTGCTGATCATTGTCTTTTTCCTGGTGATCTCCGCTTTGAAGTTATCCGGGGTTGATATTGATAAAAACCTGAACCCTTCAAACGCCGTTACAGTACGTGCATTCGGCAATACGGCAGCCAGCCAGGTGATCACCAATGAAAAACAGACAGGTTTCTATCAGCAGATCAGCAGCTATCTTTTTCAACCCTATCCCAATACCCCGGCAGGTTATTATCTTGTTTTTATACGGACCGTCTACCTTTTTATCAGCCTGGCCATACTGGGATTACTGCTGCGCATCCTGAAAACGATCAGCAAGGCGGGTCCTTTTCATTTAAAGATCATCCGGCTGTTGCGGTTGCTGGCGCTGGTATTTATTGCCAACGAACTTGTGGGCATTATGGACTACCTGGTGATGCGCTCCATCCTTGATCACCAGTTCCCGGCAATGCGGTTCCGGCCTGAAATGCATTTCGGCGATGACCTTATTACCGGGCTGATCATTTTTGTGATCGCCTTTGTATATGCACGCGGCGTAGAGCTGCAGCAGGAACAGGAGTTCACCATTTAATTTCGATCATCTGTTATAAACGACCTTTCATGATAAATAGTTATAAAATGAGAACAAATACAACCTGGGTCCTGACGGTCCTGAAGATCGTTGTATGGATATTATTTGTGGGCATATGTATTGAAGCCGGTGGTTTCATTGCCAATTCTTTTTTTGCGCTGGCAGCTCCGTCAATAGTGACCCGGCTCTGGCAGCAGGCCGATCTGACCGACCTCTTTCATTACGACCGGGGCTATTTTTTTGTAATGACCCTGATACTGGGTATTGTAACAACAATGAAAGCATGGCTGTTCTACCTTATCATAAAAACCCTGTACAACAAAAAGCTCACCCTTAGTCAGCCTTTTAATGAGGCAGTGCGGCGTTTTATCCTTACAAGTGCCTGCATTGCCCTGTTCACCGGTCTGTTTTCCTTATGGGGTGTTGAATACAGTGAGTGGCTGATAAAACGGAACGTAAAAATGCCGGATGCTCAGGCATTAAGCCTGGGAGGCGCTGATGTATGGATCTTTATGAGCGTAATACTTTTTGTGATCGCACATATCTTTAAAAAAGGGATCGCACTTCAGACGGAAAATGATTTAACCGTATAACCAATGCCCATAATTATCAATTTAGATGTGATGATGGCCCGGCGGAAAATGTCGCTCAACGAGCTGAGTGAAAAAGTGGGCATTACACTTTCGAACCTCTCTATCTTAAAAAACGGCAAGGCCAAGGCGGTCCGGATCGAGACGCTGGAAGCGATCTGCAAAGCGCTGGATTGCCAGCCGGGTGATATCCTGGAATACCAGAAAGAGACGAGCTAAAGAAATTTTAATAGTTCTTTTAGTTATTTGTAACTTTTTTTGCATTAGAACGACTAACAGTAAGCTTAAATAAAATTGACCTTAAATGACAAGAACATACCTGGGATTTGTGTTGCTGCTTTTCCTCTGCGCCCAAGCCTATGGCCAAAAAACCGAGATTACCGGCATTGTGGTAGACAGCAGCGCCAATGTACGGCTGACCAATGCTTCCGTCGTACTCCTTCAGGCAAAGGATTCTTTTATAGTGGCCGATACACGGGCGGATAAGGACGGGCGTTTCCGCTTTCCCAATATCAGCGATACAGCAGCATATGTCCTTTTTTTCAGCTATCCCAGGTACGCCGATTATTCCCACCGGGTTTCCATGCGGGAAGCAAAAAATAACCTGTTCGATATGAACCGGCTATCACTGATCCTCAAGGAAAAATTACTACAGGAAGTTATTGTAAAATCCCAGGTCAGCGCGATAAAGCTCAAAGGGGATACCACCGAGTATACTGCCGACAGTTTTAAGGTGCAGCCCAATGCCACGGTAGAAGACCTGCTGAAACAATTACCAGGTCTTCAGGTAGACCAGTACGGCAATATCACAGCGCAGGGTCAGAAGGTTAAAAAGGTACTGGTGGACGGCGAAGAATTTTTCAGCGATGACCCTACCCTTGTTACACGGAATCTCAGGGCCGACATGATCGACAAGGTTCAGGTTTATGACAAAAAATCCGATGCGGCTGCTTTCACCGGTATCGAGGACGGCGTAAAGGATAAGACCATTAATCTGAAGATAAAGGAGGATAAGAACCACGGGATTTTTGGCAAGGCGGAGGCCGGCGGCGGCACAGATCAACATTATAATGCCCAGGGCATGCTGAATGCCTTTAAAGGCAAACGGAAAATGGCGGTTTACGGTACTACCAGCAATATCGGCCGTACAGGCCTGGGTTCGGCAGACAAGGAAAAGATCGGAAGTGATGAAGAGGGCAATGGCACTTATTCCGGCAAAGGGCTGCCCAAAGTAACTTCCGGCGGACTGCATTATGATAAAAAATGGAGCGAGGA includes:
- a CDS encoding DUF2975 domain-containing protein, with protein sequence MTLKITITVLKIIIRIGFYLLLLIIVFFLVISALKLSGVDIDKNLNPSNAVTVRAFGNTAASQVITNEKQTGFYQQISSYLFQPYPNTPAGYYLVFIRTVYLFISLAILGLLLRILKTISKAGPFHLKIIRLLRLLALVFIANELVGIMDYLVMRSILDHQFPAMRFRPEMHFGDDLITGLIIFVIAFVYARGVELQQEQEFTI
- a CDS encoding DUF2975 domain-containing protein, producing MRTNTTWVLTVLKIVVWILFVGICIEAGGFIANSFFALAAPSIVTRLWQQADLTDLFHYDRGYFFVMTLILGIVTTMKAWLFYLIIKTLYNKKLTLSQPFNEAVRRFILTSACIALFTGLFSLWGVEYSEWLIKRNVKMPDAQALSLGGADVWIFMSVILFVIAHIFKKGIALQTENDLTV
- a CDS encoding helix-turn-helix domain-containing protein, which produces MPIIINLDVMMARRKMSLNELSEKVGITLSNLSILKNGKAKAVRIETLEAICKALDCQPGDILEYQKETS